One region of Limnospira fusiformis SAG 85.79 genomic DNA includes:
- a CDS encoding MBL fold metallo-hydrolase, with amino-acid sequence MPVYDRPVKNPQVSDNNAMNDNSAPVEFSVQFWGVRGNIATPGHKTVRYGGNTSCVEMRLGNQRFIFDGGTGLRVLGLDLLKQMPVEASVFFSHTHWDHIQGFPFFVPAFIPINRFHIYGAIAPDGSTIKERLSDQMVHPNFPVPMHVMQSDLKFYDLIPGDVIALSDGIKIETAPLNHPNMAVGYRVTWEGRTAVYCSDTEHFLDRFDNNVLHLARNADLLIYDATYTNEEYHDHKCPKIGWGHSTWEVGVEIAKKAGVKQIAMYQHDPSHDDDFLDHVQLELKAAFPQGVVAREGMVITLE; translated from the coding sequence ATGCCAGTTTATGATCGACCTGTTAAAAATCCTCAAGTTTCCGATAATAATGCGATGAATGATAATTCGGCTCCTGTGGAGTTTTCTGTACAGTTTTGGGGGGTGAGGGGAAATATTGCTACCCCTGGCCATAAAACTGTTCGATATGGGGGGAATACCTCCTGTGTCGAAATGCGTCTGGGAAATCAACGTTTTATTTTTGACGGAGGGACTGGGTTAAGAGTTTTGGGTTTGGATCTGCTCAAACAAATGCCCGTTGAAGCCTCTGTCTTTTTTTCCCATACCCACTGGGACCATATCCAGGGGTTTCCTTTCTTTGTGCCAGCATTTATCCCGATTAATCGCTTTCATATCTATGGGGCGATCGCTCCTGATGGCTCAACGATTAAGGAACGCCTGTCTGATCAAATGGTACATCCTAATTTCCCGGTTCCCATGCACGTCATGCAATCAGATCTGAAATTTTATGATCTGATCCCTGGGGATGTGATTGCTTTGTCCGATGGCATTAAAATCGAAACGGCTCCTCTAAATCATCCTAATATGGCGGTCGGCTATCGGGTTACTTGGGAAGGCCGTACAGCGGTTTACTGTAGTGATACAGAGCATTTTCTCGATCGCTTTGATAATAATGTTCTGCACTTGGCTCGCAATGCCGACTTGCTGATTTATGATGCTACCTATACTAATGAGGAGTATCATGATCATAAGTGTCCCAAAATCGGGTGGGGACATTCTACCTGGGAGGTAGGGGTAGAAATTGCCAAAAAAGCGGGTGTTAAGCAGATAGCCATGTATCAACATGACCCATCCCACGATGATGATTTTCTCGATCACGTCCAACTTGAACTTAAGGCTGCTTTCCCCCAGGGGGTTGTTGCCAGAGAAGGTATGGTCATTACCCTAGAATAA
- a CDS encoding cytochrome c — protein MGITTPSIGQYSVSAIGTVDFVPPEFQLGQELYLENCATCHIPIPPSVLPRQTWQQILQDSQHYGTQIEPLVDPARLLVWNYLRHFSRSMTVAEEGIPFRIERSRFFRALHPRVEFTEPINIHNCQTCHPGASDYNFRLLTPEWEDSP, from the coding sequence TTGGGCATTACAACGCCAAGTATAGGTCAGTATTCTGTTAGTGCGATCGGTACTGTTGATTTTGTACCGCCAGAATTTCAACTGGGCCAGGAACTCTATTTAGAAAACTGCGCTACTTGCCATATTCCTATTCCGCCGTCAGTTTTACCGAGACAGACTTGGCAACAAATTCTCCAGGATAGTCAACATTATGGCACTCAAATTGAACCTTTAGTGGATCCGGCTCGCCTGTTGGTGTGGAATTATCTCCGCCATTTTTCCCGTTCTATGACTGTGGCTGAAGAGGGTATCCCTTTTAGAATTGAGCGATCGCGCTTTTTTAGGGCGCTACATCCCCGCGTAGAATTTACGGAACCCATTAATATTCATAATTGCCAAACCTGTCATCCGGGTGCATCTGATTATAACTTCCGTCTTTTGACTCCAGAATGGGAAGATTCTCCGTAG
- a CDS encoding IS4-like element ISAtsp3 family transposase yields MNELNRLRDTLRPHLPWHGARLNFVCLFLMALFQTKTVNLMEIATVFANPVQISSNYQRLQRFFRQFKFDRAEIARFVVSLIDIPQPWTLSLDRTCWSFGQTHFNILMLAVVHEGIAFPLLWTMLDKKGNSNSGERMDLFDRFEALFPDVEVACLTADREFVGRDWLSYLLIDPEVPFRLRIRHSELISPKLGGTRRSGERMFDSLRPGEFRQLSGRRWVWGRQVYVIGSRLADSGELLILITNACPETALPDYARRWGIENLFGALKTRGFCLESTHFKDPERLSRLLALLSLAFTWAMKVGLWIHQGSPIPLKAHGRRSQSLFRTGLDFLRRTFSNLPLFSGRFHQALQLLSCT; encoded by the coding sequence ATGAACGAGCTTAACCGATTACGAGACACTTTGCGCCCTCACTTGCCCTGGCACGGGGCGAGATTAAACTTTGTCTGCCTGTTCCTGATGGCGCTATTCCAAACAAAGACGGTTAATCTGATGGAAATAGCGACTGTATTCGCAAATCCTGTGCAAATTTCCTCAAATTACCAGCGATTACAACGTTTTTTTCGGCAATTCAAATTTGACCGGGCAGAGATTGCCCGTTTCGTCGTTAGCCTCATTGACATTCCCCAACCTTGGACTCTTAGTCTCGACCGCACCTGTTGGTCTTTCGGTCAAACCCATTTCAACATCTTGATGTTGGCAGTCGTCCACGAGGGGATTGCCTTTCCCCTGCTGTGGACGATGCTTGACAAAAAGGGCAATAGCAACAGTGGCGAACGCATGGACTTATTCGACCGCTTCGAGGCACTATTTCCTGACGTGGAGGTGGCTTGTCTGACCGCTGACCGGGAATTTGTGGGGCGAGATTGGCTCTCGTATCTTCTCATCGACCCCGAGGTTCCTTTCCGCCTACGCATCCGCCACAGCGAGCTGATTAGTCCTAAGTTAGGAGGAACTCGGCGTAGCGGCGAACGAATGTTTGATTCTCTGCGACCCGGAGAATTTCGCCAGCTTTCGGGTCGCCGTTGGGTTTGGGGACGGCAGGTTTACGTCATTGGCTCTCGTCTGGCTGATTCGGGGGAGTTGTTGATTCTCATCACTAACGCTTGCCCCGAAACGGCCCTCCCCGACTATGCTCGGCGTTGGGGTATTGAAAACCTCTTCGGAGCCTTGAAGACTCGGGGCTTCTGTCTCGAATCGACTCACTTTAAGGACCCTGAGCGCTTGAGCCGTTTATTGGCTTTGCTTAGCCTGGCTTTTACTTGGGCTATGAAGGTGGGTTTGTGGATTCACCAAGGTTCACCCATTCCTTTGAAGGCTCACGGACGACGCTCCCAGAGTCTTTTCCGCACTGGCTTGGATTTTCTACGCCGCACTTTCTCTAATCTGCCTTTGTTTTCAGGGCGGTTTCACCAGGCTCTACAACTTTTGTCCTGTACTTAG